From Verrucomicrobia bacterium S94, the proteins below share one genomic window:
- a CDS encoding four helix bundle protein encodes MDKKFDLEERTDDFAKTVSAFVRAAYKDIPNIEDSKQVICSSGSVAANDIEADEALSKKDLLMRTGIFRKEARKSKLWLKRSKAEPLEKERLHPEQEVYELTCIFGAILTESSG; translated from the coding sequence ATGGACAAAAAGTTCGATCTCGAAGAACGGACCGATGATTTCGCCAAAACGGTGAGCGCTTTTGTTCGTGCGGCATATAAAGACATTCCCAATATTGAAGATTCGAAACAAGTCATTTGCTCTTCCGGATCGGTTGCCGCAAACGATATCGAAGCCGATGAAGCCTTGAGCAAAAAGGATCTCCTGATGCGAACCGGAATCTTTCGAAAAGAAGCCAGGAAATCCAAACTGTGGCTGAAACGAAGCAAAGCGGAACCTTTAGAAAAGGAACGACTCCACCCTGAACAAGAAGTGTATGAATTAACCTGCATCTTCGGGGCAATCCTTACGGAATCGAGTGGTTAG
- a CDS encoding phenylacetate--CoA ligase family protein, translating into MSAFVVENRIRDKAESLPRSDLQSLQCSRLRKTVEQVQRIPFYKRKFAEAGIAPEKIRTLDDLQRLPFTTKADLREEYPLGMLAVDRKEVVRYHGSSGTTGRPTMVAYTQKDLKTWSGLCARFLTAGGLLPEHCVQIAFGYGLFTGGFGLHYGVEQVGASVIPAAAGNTSKQLMLMKDMQVDALVCTPSYALTISEFILRNRISRETLNLKYAHFGGEPWTEDMRTRIEDELGILCFNNYGLSEVIGPGVSGECAVRDGMHISEDAFIVECINPNTLEPVDPGEEGELVFTSLCKEAMPIIRYRTRDIASLNPEPCACGRTTIRMSRIKGRSDDMLIIKGVNVYPSQIEQALLRVEGTAPHYQIEVDRPDRRDIVSVKVEMTEKTFSSSMKEMQELKERIGSAIQTITGLRMNIELASPNSLERFTGKARHVIDRRPK; encoded by the coding sequence ATGAGCGCCTTTGTGGTTGAAAACCGAATCCGGGATAAGGCGGAATCACTGCCCCGATCCGACCTTCAATCGTTGCAGTGTTCCAGGCTTCGGAAAACGGTCGAACAGGTTCAGCGGATTCCCTTTTATAAACGGAAGTTTGCAGAAGCCGGCATCGCGCCGGAAAAAATCCGGACGCTGGATGATCTGCAACGCCTCCCTTTCACCACCAAGGCGGATCTGCGGGAGGAATATCCACTGGGCATGCTGGCGGTCGATCGGAAAGAGGTCGTCCGGTATCACGGTTCATCCGGCACCACCGGCCGGCCGACCATGGTGGCCTATACCCAAAAGGATTTAAAAACGTGGTCCGGTTTATGTGCCCGTTTTCTGACCGCCGGCGGACTGCTACCTGAGCACTGCGTCCAGATCGCATTCGGCTACGGCCTTTTTACCGGAGGATTCGGTCTGCACTACGGCGTGGAGCAGGTAGGTGCTTCGGTCATTCCTGCCGCGGCCGGAAATACCTCAAAACAACTGATGCTGATGAAGGATATGCAGGTTGATGCGCTGGTCTGCACCCCCAGTTATGCCCTGACGATTTCTGAATTCATCCTCCGGAACAGGATTTCGAGAGAGACCCTGAACCTGAAATACGCCCATTTCGGCGGCGAACCGTGGACGGAGGATATGCGCACGCGGATCGAAGATGAATTGGGCATTCTCTGCTTTAACAACTACGGTCTCAGCGAAGTCATCGGGCCCGGAGTCAGCGGCGAATGTGCCGTACGTGACGGCATGCATATTTCAGAAGATGCGTTTATCGTTGAATGCATCAATCCGAATACCCTCGAACCCGTCGATCCCGGTGAGGAAGGCGAGCTGGTCTTTACCTCTCTATGCAAAGAAGCCATGCCGATTATCCGCTACCGCACGCGCGACATTGCGTCGCTGAACCCGGAACCCTGCGCCTGCGGACGTACAACAATACGCATGAGTCGTATCAAAGGCCGCAGCGACGATATGCTCATCATCAAAGGCGTGAACGTCTATCCATCACAAATTGAGCAGGCCCTGCTGCGCGTCGAAGGAACAGCACCGCATTATCAGATTGAGGTGGACCGCCCGGATCGCAGAGACATCGTTTCCGTAAAAGTGGAGATGACCGAAAAAACATTCAGTTCCAGCATGAAAGAGATGCAGGAACTGAAAGAGCGGATTGGAAGCGCTATTCAGACCATCACAGGACTCCGGATGAATATTGAACTGGCCTCCCCCAATTCTCTCGAACGCTTTACCGGAAAAGCACGGCATGTCATCGACCGAAGGCCGAAATAA
- a CDS encoding phenylacetate--CoA ligase family protein, translating into MHTQWNDRESLIHPASAPDYLREEQLRKLQLQRLRAITRHAYDHQALFRERMEAAGVTPDDVQTLEDIRKLPFTEKSDLRDTYPYGLFAVPMNEVVRLHASSGTTGKPIVVAYTNEDIEVWKEVMVRAFACAGLHSGDIVQNAYGYGLFTGGLGAHYGAEALNATVIPISGGNSERQIMVMRDFGTTAICSTPSYFLHLIEYAEKMSIQWADLPLRAGIFGAEPWTDEMREYIEGKTGIKAYDIYGLSEIIGPGVGMACSEQNGLHVFEDHFMIEIVDPVTDEPMPDGEEGELIITTLSKKAMPVMRYRTHDITSIITEKCGCGRTIRRINRIARRSDDMFIIRGVNVFPSQVEAALLKVEETLPHYQILLSRSGGMDQMEVQVEVTAETFTDTVRGVEAVHKQLSDAIAHILGIRVKLTLVEPNMIERSMGKAKRVIDNR; encoded by the coding sequence ATGCACACACAATGGAATGATCGGGAGAGTCTGATCCATCCTGCGTCCGCGCCGGATTATCTGCGCGAAGAACAACTCCGGAAACTGCAGCTTCAACGACTTAGAGCCATTACCAGACACGCCTATGACCATCAGGCGCTCTTCCGGGAACGCATGGAGGCCGCCGGAGTAACCCCCGACGATGTCCAGACCCTGGAGGATATCCGCAAACTGCCGTTCACAGAGAAATCAGATCTTCGGGACACCTACCCTTACGGACTCTTCGCCGTTCCGATGAACGAAGTGGTCCGTTTACATGCTTCCTCCGGAACCACGGGAAAACCCATTGTTGTGGCCTATACCAACGAAGATATCGAGGTCTGGAAAGAGGTTATGGTTCGGGCCTTTGCCTGTGCGGGATTGCATAGCGGAGACATCGTCCAGAATGCCTACGGCTACGGACTCTTTACCGGCGGACTCGGCGCACACTACGGTGCTGAAGCCTTAAATGCCACGGTTATTCCCATCTCCGGCGGAAATTCCGAACGGCAGATCATGGTGATGCGCGATTTCGGCACAACGGCCATCTGTTCCACACCGAGCTATTTTCTGCATCTGATTGAGTATGCCGAAAAGATGAGCATTCAGTGGGCCGATCTCCCGCTGCGGGCAGGGATCTTCGGTGCCGAGCCGTGGACCGATGAGATGCGCGAATACATTGAAGGGAAAACCGGAATTAAAGCCTACGATATTTACGGACTCTCCGAAATTATAGGCCCCGGCGTCGGTATGGCCTGCTCCGAACAGAACGGCCTGCATGTTTTTGAAGATCATTTCATGATCGAAATTGTTGATCCCGTCACCGATGAACCCATGCCCGACGGAGAAGAAGGCGAACTGATCATTACAACACTAAGCAAAAAGGCGATGCCGGTGATGCGCTACCGCACCCACGACATCACCAGCATCATCACGGAAAAATGCGGATGCGGACGCACCATCCGCCGGATCAACCGCATTGCCCGCCGTTCCGATGACATGTTCATTATCCGCGGCGTAAACGTTTTCCCGTCACAGGTCGAAGCCGCGCTGCTGAAGGTGGAGGAAACGCTGCCGCATTATCAGATTCTGCTTTCGCGCTCCGGCGGCATGGACCAGATGGAGGTGCAGGTGGAAGTCACGGCGGAAACCTTCACCGATACCGTCCGCGGGGTGGAGGCCGTGCACAAACAACTGTCCGATGCCATCGCTCACATCCTCGGCATTCGCGTAAAGCTCACGCTGGTTGAACCCAACATGATCGAACGATCCATGGGAAAAGCAAAACGAGTCATCGACAATCGGTAA
- the nifU gene encoding Fe-S cluster assembly protein NifU: protein MWEYTDTVTDHFKNPRNVGAVENPDGDGLAGSLACGDALRLTFKLDDEKRICEAKFQTFGCASAIASSSALTEMLIGKTVEEAEEITNADIIAYLGDLPKQKVHCSVMGREALEAAIYNYRTGKKLDKHIDGEVVCHCFGATDKEIEKITREQKLTTTEDVTDACKAGGGCGQCIPEIEAIINRVIGEEKAKEEPKPKLTQLQKIRLIEETIDRQVRPILRRDNGDLELHDVDGDKVLVKFVGACISCPVSAVTLKDVVETQLRDAVSQDIVVEAV from the coding sequence ATGTGGGAATATACAGATACAGTAACCGACCACTTTAAAAATCCGCGAAACGTAGGGGCGGTTGAAAATCCGGATGGGGACGGATTGGCCGGCTCGCTGGCCTGCGGCGATGCGTTGCGGCTTACGTTTAAACTTGATGATGAAAAGCGCATCTGCGAAGCCAAATTCCAGACCTTCGGCTGTGCTTCAGCCATAGCTTCCTCTTCGGCGCTGACCGAAATGCTGATCGGCAAGACGGTTGAAGAGGCCGAGGAGATTACCAACGCGGACATCATTGCCTATCTCGGGGATTTGCCGAAACAGAAGGTGCACTGCTCTGTGATGGGGCGCGAGGCTCTTGAAGCGGCAATCTATAATTACCGTACCGGGAAAAAACTCGATAAGCATATCGACGGCGAGGTGGTCTGCCATTGTTTCGGAGCCACCGATAAAGAGATTGAAAAGATCACCCGCGAGCAGAAGCTTACAACGACTGAGGATGTGACCGATGCCTGCAAAGCAGGCGGGGGTTGCGGTCAGTGCATTCCGGAGATTGAGGCGATCATCAACCGCGTGATCGGTGAGGAAAAGGCGAAAGAAGAGCCGAAACCGAAATTGACGCAGCTTCAGAAAATCCGATTGATTGAAGAGACGATTGATCGGCAGGTGCGTCCGATTCTGCGCCGCGATAACGGCGATCTGGAATTGCATGATGTGGACGGGGATAAAGTGCTCGTCAAATTTGTCGGGGCCTGCATCAGCTGTCCGGTATCCGCCGTGACCCTTAAAGATGTAGTGGAAACCCAGTTGCGCGATGCCGTTTCTCAGGACATTGTCGTGGAGGCGGTATAG
- the nifS gene encoding cysteine desulfurase NifS, with translation MKQPVYIDNNATTQIAPEVTEAILPYFTEHWGNPSSMHNFGGKVKRALDTAREQVAALIGAEHPNEIIFTSCGSESDNLAIKGAVDAMGGHPHIMTTRVEHAAVLGPCHYLEDKGFRLTTLDVDDKGRLDLDEIREKSESGKKTMASIMWANNETGVVFPIPEIAEIIKEGGGIFHTDAVQIAGKLPVSVKDIPVDMLSISGHKLHAPKGIGALYVRRGTKITPQIMGGHQERGRRAGTENVPYIVGLGKACELARERMEQDVAHERKLRDRLEKGILATCKGARVNGDTENRLPNTTNISFEYVEGEAILLMMDDQGICASTGSACASGSLEPSHVLRAMDVPRSSLHGSIRLSLSRYNTEEDIDTVLEKLPVIISRLRELSPFAND, from the coding sequence ATGAAACAGCCGGTTTATATCGATAACAACGCTACGACACAAATTGCGCCGGAAGTCACAGAGGCTATTCTCCCTTATTTTACCGAACACTGGGGTAATCCGTCTTCGATGCATAATTTCGGAGGAAAAGTGAAACGTGCGCTGGATACAGCGCGTGAACAGGTGGCGGCTCTGATTGGCGCCGAGCATCCGAATGAAATTATTTTTACCAGTTGCGGGTCTGAATCCGACAACCTTGCGATCAAAGGGGCTGTTGATGCCATGGGCGGGCATCCGCATATTATGACCACCCGGGTGGAGCATGCCGCAGTGCTGGGGCCGTGTCATTATCTGGAAGACAAAGGATTCCGTCTTACAACGCTGGATGTCGATGACAAAGGCCGGCTGGATCTGGATGAGATCCGCGAAAAGTCGGAGTCCGGGAAAAAGACGATGGCCTCCATCATGTGGGCGAATAATGAGACCGGTGTGGTTTTTCCCATTCCTGAAATTGCGGAAATCATCAAGGAGGGGGGCGGAATCTTTCATACGGATGCCGTGCAGATTGCCGGTAAGCTTCCGGTTTCCGTAAAGGATATCCCGGTGGATATGCTTTCAATATCCGGGCATAAGCTGCATGCTCCCAAAGGAATCGGAGCGCTGTATGTCCGCCGCGGAACAAAAATTACCCCGCAGATTATGGGCGGACATCAGGAGCGGGGTCGGCGCGCCGGAACGGAAAATGTGCCGTATATTGTGGGGTTAGGAAAAGCCTGTGAGCTGGCCCGGGAACGTATGGAGCAGGATGTGGCGCATGAACGTAAACTGCGCGATCGTCTGGAAAAGGGCATTCTGGCGACCTGTAAAGGAGCGCGGGTGAATGGCGATACAGAAAACCGGCTGCCGAATACAACCAATATCAGTTTCGAATATGTAGAAGGTGAGGCGATTCTGCTTATGATGGATGATCAGGGGATCTGCGCTTCAACCGGTTCTGCCTGTGCTTCAGGATCGTTGGAACCGTCGCATGTACTCCGCGCCATGGATGTGCCGCGCTCCAGTCTGCACGGTTCCATCCGGCTCAGTCTCAGTCGCTATAATACGGAAGAGGATATTGATACTGTGCTCGAAAAACTGCCGGTCATTATCAGTCGTTTACGCGAGCTGTCTCCTTTTGCCAACGACTGA
- a CDS encoding ACT domain-containing protein: MKLKQLSVFLENKPGRLRELCALLADNGINIITISLADTEQFGILRLIVSDCEAAKYLLEKKGFVAKITEVIAVEVSDNPGGLRDVLQVEEAAEISVEYMYAFTIKSGENAVLLFRFDDMDKAVTALQSAGFKVLDRVALLPEPGN, encoded by the coding sequence ATGAAACTGAAACAGTTATCGGTATTCCTGGAAAACAAACCCGGCCGGTTGCGTGAACTCTGTGCTTTGCTTGCGGATAATGGCATTAATATCATTACGATCTCACTGGCCGACACGGAGCAGTTCGGCATTCTCCGTCTGATCGTCAGTGACTGCGAGGCGGCAAAATACCTCCTGGAGAAAAAAGGATTCGTCGCCAAAATCACCGAAGTCATTGCGGTGGAGGTGAGTGATAATCCCGGAGGATTACGGGATGTGCTTCAGGTGGAGGAAGCGGCGGAAATCAGTGTGGAGTATATGTATGCCTTCACAATCAAGAGCGGCGAGAATGCCGTACTTCTGTTCCGGTTCGACGATATGGATAAAGCCGTCACGGCGTTGCAGAGTGCAGGCTTTAAAGTGTTGGACCGCGTTGCCCTTCTTCCTGAACCGGGAAATTAA